A genomic region of Micromonospora sp. NBRC 110009 contains the following coding sequences:
- a CDS encoding ROK family protein, which yields MGSAGVPVVVGLDNGGNSNNATVLTVDGRFLVDGLVEIPSEVKVGPEAAIEALARAFDGILALTGVPRELVRAVGLDTPGPASATGVISSRGSTNFSQPAWRGYDVRGALEHRLGLPVVYANDGNAAALYAHHVHFGPDAMHRSSVAAIVGTGLGGGVVEAGRVVGGAAGMAGEFGHVHIPLDGLLAPGQPAPTCACGFTGDVESVASLTAIERNLLPYWLGRFPGHPLAAEEPGRAAKLVRGYGERGDRLARQVFTQQAVALGRLFTIAANFTDPHAYFVGGGVVEAAPQFRDWFLATVREHTVLRAEQAAVATFALVPDRDMAGARGVAIAALEAVRAGVAPLVAG from the coding sequence GTGGGCAGCGCGGGTGTGCCGGTGGTGGTAGGGCTGGACAACGGCGGGAACAGCAACAACGCCACCGTCCTGACGGTCGACGGCCGGTTCCTGGTGGACGGCCTGGTGGAGATTCCGAGCGAGGTGAAGGTCGGCCCGGAGGCGGCGATCGAGGCGCTCGCGCGGGCGTTCGACGGCATCCTGGCCCTGACCGGGGTGCCCCGTGAGCTGGTCCGCGCGGTCGGGCTGGACACGCCCGGCCCGGCCAGCGCCACCGGGGTCATCTCCTCGCGCGGCTCGACCAACTTCTCCCAGCCCGCCTGGCGGGGTTACGACGTACGCGGCGCGCTGGAGCACCGGTTGGGGCTGCCGGTGGTCTACGCCAACGACGGCAACGCCGCGGCCCTCTACGCCCACCACGTCCACTTCGGACCGGACGCGATGCACCGCTCCTCGGTCGCCGCCATCGTCGGCACCGGCCTGGGCGGCGGGGTGGTGGAGGCCGGCCGGGTGGTGGGCGGCGCGGCCGGCATGGCGGGGGAGTTCGGGCACGTGCACATCCCGCTCGACGGGCTGCTCGCGCCCGGCCAGCCCGCGCCCACCTGCGCCTGCGGCTTCACCGGGGACGTCGAGAGCGTCGCCTCGCTGACCGCGATCGAGCGGAACCTGCTGCCGTACTGGCTGGGCCGGTTCCCGGGGCACCCGCTCGCGGCGGAGGAGCCGGGCCGGGCGGCGAAGCTCGTCCGCGGCTACGGCGAGCGAGGCGACCGGCTGGCCCGGCAGGTCTTCACCCAGCAGGCGGTGGCGCTGGGGCGGCTCTTCACGATCGCGGCGAACTTCACCGACCCGCACGCGTACTTCGTCGGTGGCGGGGTGGTGGAGGCGGCGCCGCAGTTCCGCGACTGGTTCCTGGCGACCGTACGTGAGCACACGGTGCTCCGGGCCGAGCAGGCCGCGGTCGCGACCTTCGCCCTGGTGCCCGACCGGGACATGGCCGGGGCGCGCGGGGTGGCCATCGCCGCCCTGGAGGCGGTCCGGGCCGGCGTCGCCCCGCTGGTCGCCGGCTGA
- a CDS encoding helix-turn-helix domain-containing protein produces MAPKTARARRLGIALRTHREAAGLTLEAAADEINSTRSTLSRYENAQTLVSPATVRALLTLYGVSPDEIAPAVQLAKDARKPGWWVSYSYLLDRRTIDFIALEAEATGIANFEPSVLPGLLQTADYIRGVMRGGPHTLGDEQVEQRVHLRLDRQQRLTGDDPPIFDAIIDEGALLRPVGDRSVMEAQLRHVLKMTELPNITVQVIPLAAGYHRGTRGSLHILEFADPEDPIIASVETVAGQMVLDRPGDLRTCTKIMEHLRTVALGPAASRDQLLRLLNER; encoded by the coding sequence ATGGCGCCGAAGACCGCCCGGGCCCGACGGCTCGGCATCGCCCTGCGTACCCACCGGGAGGCCGCCGGCCTGACCCTCGAGGCCGCGGCCGACGAGATCAACAGCACCCGGAGCACCCTGTCCCGCTACGAGAACGCGCAGACCCTGGTCAGCCCGGCGACCGTGCGCGCCCTGCTCACCCTCTACGGGGTGAGCCCCGACGAGATCGCCCCGGCGGTGCAGCTCGCCAAGGACGCCCGCAAGCCCGGCTGGTGGGTCTCCTACTCGTACCTGCTCGACCGGCGGACCATCGACTTCATCGCGCTGGAGGCGGAGGCGACGGGCATCGCCAACTTCGAGCCCTCGGTGCTGCCCGGCCTGCTGCAGACCGCCGACTACATCCGCGGCGTCATGCGCGGCGGTCCGCACACCCTCGGCGACGAGCAGGTCGAGCAGCGCGTCCACCTGCGCCTCGACCGGCAGCAGCGACTCACGGGTGACGATCCGCCGATCTTCGACGCCATCATCGACGAGGGCGCCCTGCTGCGCCCGGTCGGCGACCGGTCGGTGATGGAGGCCCAGCTACGACACGTGCTCAAGATGACCGAACTGCCCAACATCACCGTGCAGGTCATCCCACTGGCCGCCGGCTACCACCGGGGCACCCGGGGTTCGCTGCACATCCTGGAGTTCGCCGACCCGGAGGACCCGATCATCGCCTCGGTGGAGACGGTCGCCGGGCAGATGGTCCTGGACCGCCCCGGCGACCTGCGTACCTGCACCAAGATCATGGAGCACCTGCGGACCGTGGCGCTCGGCCCGGCGGCCAGCCGGGACCAGCTCCTCCGCCTGCTCAACGAGAGGTAG
- a CDS encoding NAD(P)H-dependent glycerol-3-phosphate dehydrogenase, whose amino-acid sequence MSGHVAVLGAGSWGTAFAKILADAGRDVTILARRASVAEAIRTGRHNPDYLPDVRLPDRVTATGDAAEAIVGAEVVVLSVPSQTLRGNLADWTPHLDPDATLVSLMKGIELGTTKRMSQVIMETAGVTADRVVVVSGPNLAPEIAAEQPAATVVAGTDSRRTALVQSSIRTPYLRPYTNDDVIGCELGGAVKNVIALAYGIATAMGFGDNTRAMLMTRGLAETARLGVALGADPITFAGLAGMGDLVASCSSPLARNRTFGEHLGRGETLEQAQAATRQTAEGVKSCLSIRDLARANGVEMPITEQIERICHEGMDPRLAVDALMSRTAKPESYE is encoded by the coding sequence GTGAGCGGACACGTGGCCGTGCTGGGGGCCGGATCCTGGGGGACCGCGTTCGCCAAGATCCTCGCCGACGCCGGCCGGGACGTGACGATCCTGGCCCGGCGGGCGTCGGTGGCCGAGGCGATCCGGACCGGCCGCCACAATCCGGACTATCTGCCGGACGTGCGGCTGCCCGATCGGGTCACCGCGACCGGGGACGCCGCGGAGGCGATCGTCGGGGCCGAGGTGGTGGTCCTCTCCGTGCCGTCGCAGACGCTGCGCGGCAACCTCGCCGACTGGACCCCCCACCTGGACCCCGACGCCACGCTCGTCTCCCTGATGAAGGGCATCGAGCTGGGCACCACCAAGCGGATGAGCCAGGTGATCATGGAGACCGCCGGGGTGACCGCCGACCGGGTGGTGGTCGTCTCCGGGCCCAACCTGGCCCCGGAGATCGCCGCCGAACAGCCCGCCGCGACCGTGGTCGCCGGCACCGACAGCCGCCGGACCGCCCTGGTCCAGTCGTCGATCCGGACGCCGTACTTACGCCCCTACACCAACGACGACGTGATCGGCTGCGAGCTGGGCGGGGCGGTGAAGAACGTGATCGCCCTGGCGTACGGGATCGCCACCGCGATGGGCTTCGGCGACAACACCCGGGCCATGCTGATGACCCGGGGCCTGGCCGAGACCGCCCGGCTCGGCGTGGCGCTCGGCGCCGACCCGATCACCTTCGCCGGCCTGGCCGGCATGGGTGACCTGGTGGCCTCCTGCTCGTCACCGCTGGCCCGCAACCGCACCTTCGGCGAGCACCTGGGCCGGGGGGAGACCCTGGAGCAGGCCCAGGCGGCCACCCGGCAGACCGCCGAGGGCGTGAAGAGCTGCCTGTCGATCCGCGACCTGGCCCGGGCGAACGGGGTGGAGATGCCGATCACCGAGCAGATCGAGCGGATCTGCCACGAGGGGATGGACCCGCGGCTCGCCGTGGACGCCCTGATGAGCCGGACCGCCAAGCCCGAGTCGTACGAGTGA
- a CDS encoding putative protein N(5)-glutamine methyltransferase encodes MASFHPDRPALVRRLRAAGCVYAEDEAELLIAAAGSAADLTDLVDRRVGGRPLEHLLGWAEFCGRRVAVDPGVFVPRGRTALLVSAAAAVAGPTPAVLDLCCGSGAAALVLHDRLAPRWLAAADIDHAAVACARRNLDPLGVPVYEGDLFAPVPVQWRGRLDLVVANAPYVPTGAVALMPAEARLHEAPVALDGGADGLAVLRRVAAGAAEWLAPGGHLAVEVSAGQVEALRGVLAATGLAPTVVYDEDLEATAVTARRPG; translated from the coding sequence ATGGCATCGTTTCACCCTGACCGTCCCGCCCTCGTCCGGCGGCTGCGCGCCGCCGGCTGCGTCTATGCCGAGGACGAGGCCGAACTGCTGATCGCCGCCGCCGGCTCGGCCGCCGACCTCACCGACCTGGTCGACCGGCGGGTCGGCGGCCGACCGCTGGAGCACCTGCTCGGCTGGGCCGAGTTCTGCGGCCGGCGGGTCGCCGTCGACCCCGGGGTCTTCGTGCCCCGCGGGCGGACCGCCCTGCTGGTCTCCGCCGCGGCCGCGGTGGCCGGCCCGACCCCGGCCGTGCTGGACCTCTGCTGCGGGTCCGGCGCCGCCGCGCTGGTGCTGCACGACCGGCTTGCGCCGCGCTGGCTGGCCGCCGCCGACATCGACCACGCCGCGGTGGCCTGCGCGCGGCGCAACCTCGACCCGCTCGGCGTGCCGGTGTACGAAGGCGACCTCTTCGCGCCCGTACCCGTGCAGTGGCGGGGACGGCTGGACCTGGTGGTGGCGAACGCCCCGTACGTGCCCACCGGCGCGGTGGCGCTGATGCCGGCGGAGGCGCGGCTGCACGAGGCGCCGGTGGCGCTGGACGGCGGCGCCGACGGCCTGGCGGTGCTGCGCCGGGTGGCGGCCGGCGCGGCCGAGTGGCTGGCCCCGGGCGGGCACCTGGCGGTGGAGGTCAGCGCTGGCCAGGTCGAGGCGCTCCGCGGGGTGCTGGCCGCGACCGGACTGGCGCCGACCGTGGTGTACGACGAGGACCTGGAGGCCACCGCCGTCACCGCCCGCCGGCCCGGCTGA
- a CDS encoding RNA degradosome polyphosphate kinase: MSTPRERPESPQHLLHPTAPRNGTAARGTDGRFRRVRPPEESLSTELDDAATTGLEEALDPVEGPGPDAEPPAAQPLPEERFLNRELSWLDFNARVLALAEDPRTPLLERAKFLAIFASNLDEFYMVRVAGLKRRLSAGLPVRGGDRMPLRTQLELVAEKTADLVARHAACFVDDVLPRLADEDIRILRWSDLDDAERERLRTWFREHIFPVLTPLAVDPAHPFPYISGRSLNLAVSVRDPDGGSELFARVKVPNNVPRFVRVARDQPGVRFLPVEDLISVHLGQLFSGMQVVECHLFRVTRNAEVEVDEDRDEDLLQALERELARRRFGPPVRLEVAASISDHMLELLVRELDMDSHDVLRVRGLLDLSALWQVYGEADRPDLKDPPFVPATHPRLVEGEVPRSVFATLRDGDILVHHPYHSFATSVQRFIEQAAADPNVLAIKQTLYRTSGDSPIVDALVDAAAAGKQVVVLVELKARFDEVANIGWARTLERAGCHVVYGLVGLKTHCKTALVVRQEGNQIRRYCHIGTGNYHPKTARLYEDFGMLTADPEIGADLTDLFNVLTGYSRQTAYRRLLVAPQGIRRGLIERIEREVEHVRLGMPGLVQFKVNALVDEEITDALYRASRAGVHVDLLIRGMCTLRPGVPGLSDNIRVRSILGRFLEHSRIFRFGNNGDAEFWMGSADLMHRNLDRRVEALVQVSDPVARAELDQVLTAAFSPEVDAFELAGDGTWHRRPGTDDAPLTDLQELLLHRVGGTAG; this comes from the coding sequence GTGAGCACCCCTCGCGAGCGTCCCGAGAGTCCGCAGCACCTCCTGCACCCGACCGCGCCCCGCAACGGCACCGCCGCCCGCGGCACCGACGGGCGCTTCCGCCGGGTCCGCCCGCCGGAGGAGAGCCTCTCCACCGAGCTGGACGACGCCGCCACCACCGGACTGGAGGAGGCGCTCGACCCGGTCGAGGGGCCGGGCCCGGACGCGGAGCCGCCGGCCGCGCAGCCGCTGCCGGAGGAGCGCTTCCTCAACCGGGAGCTCTCCTGGCTCGACTTCAACGCCCGGGTGCTGGCGCTGGCCGAGGACCCGCGTACGCCGTTGCTGGAGCGGGCGAAGTTCCTGGCCATCTTCGCCAGCAACCTCGACGAGTTCTACATGGTCCGGGTGGCCGGGCTGAAGCGCCGCCTCTCCGCCGGCCTGCCGGTACGCGGCGGCGACCGGATGCCGCTGCGTACCCAGCTGGAGCTGGTCGCGGAGAAGACCGCCGACCTGGTGGCCCGGCACGCCGCCTGCTTCGTCGACGACGTGCTGCCCCGGCTGGCCGACGAGGACATCCGGATCCTGCGCTGGAGCGACCTGGACGACGCCGAGCGGGAGCGGCTGCGCACCTGGTTCCGCGAGCACATCTTCCCGGTGCTCACCCCGCTCGCGGTGGACCCGGCGCACCCGTTCCCGTACATCTCCGGGCGGTCGCTGAACCTGGCCGTCTCGGTGCGCGACCCGGACGGCGGTTCGGAGCTGTTCGCCCGGGTCAAGGTGCCGAACAACGTGCCCCGGTTCGTCCGGGTGGCCCGCGACCAGCCCGGGGTGCGCTTCCTGCCGGTCGAGGACCTCATCTCGGTGCACCTCGGGCAGCTCTTCTCCGGCATGCAGGTGGTCGAGTGCCACCTGTTCCGGGTCACCCGCAACGCCGAGGTGGAGGTCGACGAGGACCGCGACGAGGACTTGCTCCAGGCCCTCGAACGGGAGCTGGCCCGGCGCCGGTTCGGCCCGCCGGTGCGGCTGGAGGTCGCCGCCTCCATCTCCGACCACATGCTGGAGCTGCTCGTCCGCGAGCTGGACATGGACAGCCACGACGTGCTGCGGGTCCGCGGCCTGCTCGACCTCTCCGCGCTCTGGCAGGTGTACGGCGAGGCCGACCGCCCCGACCTGAAGGACCCGCCCTTCGTGCCGGCCACCCATCCCCGGCTCGTCGAGGGTGAGGTGCCGCGCAGCGTCTTCGCCACCCTGCGGGACGGGGACATCCTGGTGCACCACCCGTACCACTCGTTCGCCACCAGCGTGCAGCGCTTCATCGAGCAGGCCGCCGCCGACCCGAACGTGCTGGCCATCAAGCAGACCCTCTACCGCACCAGCGGCGACTCCCCCATCGTGGACGCACTGGTCGACGCGGCCGCCGCCGGCAAGCAGGTGGTGGTGCTGGTGGAGCTGAAGGCGCGCTTCGACGAGGTGGCCAACATCGGCTGGGCCCGCACCCTGGAACGCGCCGGCTGCCACGTCGTCTACGGCCTGGTGGGCCTGAAGACGCACTGCAAGACCGCCCTGGTGGTACGCCAGGAGGGCAACCAGATCCGCCGCTACTGCCACATCGGCACCGGCAACTACCACCCGAAGACCGCCCGGCTCTACGAGGACTTCGGCATGCTCACCGCCGACCCGGAGATCGGCGCCGACCTGACCGACCTGTTCAACGTGCTCACCGGCTACAGCCGGCAGACCGCGTACCGGCGGCTGCTGGTGGCCCCGCAGGGCATCCGCCGCGGGCTGATCGAGCGGATCGAGCGGGAGGTCGAGCACGTCCGGCTCGGCATGCCGGGGCTGGTGCAGTTCAAGGTGAACGCGCTGGTCGACGAGGAGATCACCGATGCGCTCTACCGGGCGTCCCGGGCCGGCGTCCACGTCGACCTGCTGATCCGGGGCATGTGCACGCTGCGGCCGGGGGTGCCGGGGCTGTCGGACAACATCCGCGTCCGCTCGATCCTCGGCCGGTTCCTGGAGCACTCCCGGATCTTCCGGTTCGGCAACAACGGCGACGCGGAGTTCTGGATGGGCTCGGCCGACCTGATGCACCGCAACCTGGACCGCCGGGTGGAGGCGCTGGTGCAGGTGAGCGACCCGGTGGCCCGGGCCGAGCTGGACCAGGTGCTGACCGCCGCGTTCAGCCCGGAGGTGGACGCGTTCGAGCTGGCCGGGGACGGCACCTGGCACCGGCGGCCCGGGACCGACGACGCGCCGCTGACGGACCTGCAGGAGCTGCTCCTGCACCGGGTGGGCGGGACGGCCGGCTGA
- a CDS encoding DUF397 domain-containing protein → MNGNNDTRPATGWRKSSHSGDEGACVEMALLPEAVAVRDSKDPAGPVLVFAPAAWAAFTGAPPRP, encoded by the coding sequence ATGAACGGCAACAACGACACCCGCCCGGCCACCGGCTGGCGCAAGAGCAGCCACAGCGGCGACGAGGGCGCGTGCGTCGAGATGGCGCTCCTGCCGGAGGCGGTCGCGGTCCGCGACTCGAAGGACCCGGCCGGGCCGGTGCTGGTCTTCGCCCCGGCCGCCTGGGCGGCCTTCACCGGCGCGCCGCCGCGCCCCTGA
- a CDS encoding lysophospholipid acyltransferase family protein produces MARRKVGFWPRLAVVLVKPVLTVWTRRTWRGMEHLRRDGGVIIVPNHISHADPLVSAHFIYDSGRWPQYLGKASVFRVPVIGWILHRCRQIPVERGTVDAVKSLDRLVEAVREGGAVVIYPEGTTTREPDLWPMKGKTGAARLALATGAPVIPVVMWGPEKLFDPRTKHFGLRPRIPVTVVAGPPVDLSRWAGATPSRAILEEMTDTIMLRIRDLAAEIRGGTPPPLWERPARTPTPEVTE; encoded by the coding sequence GTGGCGCGGCGGAAGGTGGGATTCTGGCCACGGCTGGCCGTGGTGCTGGTCAAGCCGGTGTTGACCGTCTGGACCCGGCGCACCTGGCGGGGCATGGAGCACCTGCGCCGCGACGGCGGCGTCATCATCGTGCCCAACCACATCTCGCACGCCGACCCGCTGGTCTCCGCACACTTCATCTACGACTCCGGGCGCTGGCCGCAGTACCTCGGCAAGGCCAGCGTGTTCCGGGTTCCGGTGATCGGCTGGATCCTGCACCGGTGCCGGCAGATCCCGGTGGAACGCGGCACCGTCGACGCGGTCAAGTCGCTGGACCGGCTGGTCGAGGCGGTGCGCGAGGGTGGGGCCGTGGTGATCTACCCGGAGGGGACCACCACCCGGGAACCGGACCTCTGGCCGATGAAGGGCAAGACCGGCGCGGCCCGGCTGGCGCTGGCCACCGGGGCGCCGGTGATCCCGGTCGTCATGTGGGGACCGGAGAAGCTGTTCGACCCGCGGACGAAACACTTCGGGCTGCGCCCGCGCATCCCGGTCACCGTGGTGGCCGGACCGCCGGTGGACCTGAGCCGGTGGGCCGGCGCCACGCCGAGCCGGGCGATCCTGGAGGAGATGACCGACACGATCATGCTGCGGATCCGTGACCTGGCCGCCGAGATCCGCGGCGGCACACCACCCCCGCTCTGGGAGCGCCCGGCCCGCACCCCCACGCCCGAGGTGACCGAGTGA
- a CDS encoding cystathionine gamma-lyase, whose product MTEWGDGTRSVHAGLPAPEPGQPFLPGPVFAAPYHLDPWRGPDATPNGYGRPDNPTRRLLEAAIGELEGGDCRVFASGQAAITGLLLALLRPGDTVLLPADGYFPVRAFATATLEGVGVRVGFVPTAGPYPSFEGVRLVLLETPANPGLDVADLPALAAAAHAAGALLAVDNTTATPLGQRPLDLGADVVVASGTKALTGHSDLLLGYVATRSAALLDPVTAWRTTTGGVPGPFDCWLAHRSLATVDLRLARQTANAEALARLLAGRSDITGLRWPGLPADPAYPVASVQLRRMPGVLSFDLGDATRVARFLDAARLVAAATSFGGLHTTADRRAQWGDDTAPGFVRLSCGIEDTADLVADVSAALDASTE is encoded by the coding sequence ATGACCGAGTGGGGTGACGGCACCCGCAGCGTGCACGCCGGGCTCCCGGCTCCGGAGCCGGGGCAGCCCTTCCTGCCCGGCCCGGTCTTCGCCGCGCCCTACCACCTCGACCCGTGGCGCGGGCCGGACGCGACCCCGAACGGGTACGGCCGGCCGGACAACCCCACCCGGCGGCTGCTGGAGGCGGCCATCGGCGAGCTGGAGGGCGGGGACTGCCGGGTCTTCGCCAGCGGCCAGGCGGCCATCACCGGGCTGCTGCTGGCGCTGCTGCGCCCCGGCGACACCGTGCTGCTCCCCGCCGACGGCTACTTCCCGGTGCGCGCGTTCGCCACCGCCACCCTGGAGGGCGTCGGGGTACGCGTCGGCTTCGTGCCGACCGCCGGGCCGTACCCGTCGTTCGAGGGGGTGCGGCTGGTGCTGCTGGAGACCCCGGCGAACCCGGGCCTGGACGTGGCCGACCTGCCGGCGCTGGCGGCCGCCGCGCACGCCGCCGGGGCGCTCCTGGCGGTGGACAACACCACCGCCACCCCGCTCGGCCAGCGTCCGCTGGACCTCGGCGCCGACGTGGTGGTGGCCTCCGGCACCAAGGCCCTCACCGGCCACTCCGACCTGCTGCTGGGGTATGTGGCGACCCGCTCCGCGGCACTGCTCGACCCGGTCACCGCGTGGCGGACCACCACCGGCGGAGTCCCGGGCCCGTTCGACTGCTGGCTGGCCCACCGCTCGCTGGCGACCGTGGACCTGCGGCTGGCCCGGCAGACGGCCAACGCCGAGGCGCTCGCCCGGCTGCTCGCCGGCCGGTCCGACATCACCGGCCTGCGCTGGCCGGGGCTGCCGGCGGACCCGGCGTACCCGGTCGCCTCGGTCCAGCTGCGCCGGATGCCCGGGGTGCTCTCGTTCGACCTGGGCGACGCCACCCGGGTGGCCCGGTTCCTCGACGCCGCCCGCCTGGTCGCCGCCGCCACCTCGTTCGGCGGGCTGCACACCACGGCCGACCGGCGCGCCCAGTGGGGTGACGACACCGCGCCCGGCTTCGTCCGGCTCTCCTGCGGCATCGAGGACACCGCCGACCTGGTGGCCGATGTGAGCGCCGCACTGGACGCCAGTACGGAGTGA
- a CDS encoding tetratricopeptide repeat protein: protein MGRWADAAVQLTAALRSRPDDVNALCLLARCQDLGGDGRRMLDAADRALAVAADHEWALRLRARALLKLKRPREATAAARTAVAVAPEEWRTHATLAEVLVQRMGVWSSVRARISTDTVLRLAPEEAGAHVVDAQVRLRAGEFDAARRACHRALALEPGNQAALHNLAVADLATERVGSAVRGFTAALAVAPDDHLTGTAHGRGARAVLWRLFDVLAVATLVHTVLFEAAGDALGRWRRVVALGTAALILAGFGWLCRQQWRAQPAAVRWRLRADRRQAAVVLWPVLVLAAALGLTIRAYRPTPDSFGDQFGALALAVALGSFAVRCRNLLARGARNTLVRLTHRSALTVHRAWLRVRGRLPAAEPAPTGCEGERGRPTAQ, encoded by the coding sequence GTGGGCCGCTGGGCCGACGCGGCGGTCCAGTTGACCGCCGCGCTCCGCTCCCGCCCGGATGACGTCAACGCGCTCTGCCTGCTGGCCCGCTGCCAGGACCTGGGCGGCGACGGGCGCCGGATGCTCGACGCCGCGGACCGGGCCCTGGCGGTCGCTGCGGACCACGAGTGGGCGCTGCGGTTGCGCGCCCGAGCGCTGCTCAAGCTGAAGCGCCCTCGGGAGGCCACCGCCGCCGCCCGGACCGCGGTCGCCGTGGCACCCGAAGAGTGGCGAACCCACGCCACGCTGGCCGAGGTGCTGGTCCAGCGGATGGGCGTGTGGTCCTCGGTGCGGGCCCGGATCAGCACGGACACGGTCCTGCGGCTGGCGCCCGAGGAGGCGGGGGCGCACGTGGTCGACGCCCAGGTCCGCCTGCGGGCCGGCGAGTTCGACGCGGCCCGACGCGCCTGCCACCGGGCGCTCGCGCTGGAGCCCGGAAATCAAGCCGCGCTGCACAACCTGGCCGTTGCGGACCTGGCCACCGAGCGGGTGGGCAGCGCGGTCCGGGGCTTCACCGCGGCGCTGGCGGTCGCTCCCGACGACCACCTCACCGGTACGGCGCACGGTCGCGGCGCCCGAGCCGTCCTGTGGCGTCTCTTCGACGTGCTCGCGGTGGCGACCCTGGTCCACACGGTTCTCTTCGAAGCGGCCGGGGATGCCCTGGGACGGTGGCGGCGGGTGGTCGCCCTCGGCACGGCGGCCCTGATCCTGGCCGGCTTCGGCTGGCTCTGCCGGCAGCAGTGGCGCGCCCAACCGGCGGCGGTCCGGTGGCGGTTGCGGGCGGACCGGCGGCAGGCCGCGGTGGTGCTGTGGCCGGTACTGGTCCTCGCGGCCGCGCTCGGGCTCACCATCCGGGCGTACCGCCCGACCCCGGACTCCTTCGGCGACCAGTTCGGGGCGCTCGCGCTCGCGGTCGCCCTCGGCTCGTTCGCGGTCCGCTGCCGCAACCTGCTGGCCCGAGGGGCCCGCAACACCCTGGTGCGGCTGACCCACCGGAGCGCGCTTACCGTCCACCGCGCCTGGCTGCGGGTCCGTGGCCGGCTGCCGGCGGCGGAACCGGCGCCGACCGGGTGTGAGGGTGAGCGCGGCCGGCCGACGGCGCAGTAG
- a CDS encoding ATP-binding protein — protein sequence MSSDPVIDSLRAALDGRPDDLPLRLHLAGLLLDGGRGAEAIAHVGQALARDPGNAQAQALMQRALGAPLPEPSPPPAQRPAPAGGDPLAAYEQELADVVPPRFARAGDEPEPVLGEADRVYDVESSSVRLADVGGMAAVKERLELAFLGPLRNPELRRMYGKSLRGGLMLYGPPGCGKTFLARAVAGEMGAKFLSLSIVDVLDMWVGNSERNLHELFEAARRNAPCVLFLDEIDALGHKRSQVSSSSMRTLGNQLLAELDGMEGNNEGVFVLAATNTPWDVDPALRRPGRLDRVVLVLPPDAEARAAILEYHLRERPIANIDLRRVVAATEDFSGADLAHLCETAAEFAMADSVRTGEVRMIEQRDLERALKEVRPSTRPWLSTARNVAMFANEGGVYDDLVAYLKRRKLL from the coding sequence ATGAGCTCAGATCCCGTCATCGACAGCCTGCGGGCCGCCCTCGACGGCCGCCCGGACGACCTGCCGCTGCGGCTGCACCTGGCCGGGCTGCTGCTCGACGGCGGCCGGGGCGCCGAGGCCATCGCGCACGTCGGGCAGGCGCTCGCCCGGGATCCCGGTAACGCGCAGGCCCAGGCCCTGATGCAGCGGGCGCTCGGGGCACCCCTACCGGAGCCGTCGCCGCCCCCGGCGCAGCGGCCGGCGCCGGCGGGGGGCGATCCGCTGGCCGCGTACGAGCAGGAGCTGGCCGACGTCGTGCCGCCGCGCTTCGCGCGGGCCGGCGACGAGCCGGAGCCGGTCCTCGGCGAAGCCGACCGGGTGTACGACGTGGAGTCCTCGTCGGTACGGCTGGCCGACGTGGGCGGCATGGCGGCCGTGAAGGAGCGCCTCGAGCTGGCCTTCCTCGGCCCGCTGCGCAACCCGGAGCTGCGCCGGATGTACGGCAAGAGCCTGCGCGGCGGCCTGATGCTCTACGGCCCACCCGGCTGCGGCAAGACCTTCCTGGCCCGGGCGGTGGCCGGCGAGATGGGCGCGAAGTTCCTCTCCCTGTCCATCGTGGACGTGCTGGACATGTGGGTGGGCAACTCCGAGCGGAACCTGCACGAGCTCTTCGAGGCGGCCCGGCGCAACGCCCCCTGCGTGCTCTTCCTCGACGAGATCGACGCCCTGGGGCACAAGCGGTCGCAGGTCTCGTCGAGCTCGATGCGGACGCTGGGCAACCAGCTCCTGGCCGAGCTGGACGGGATGGAGGGCAACAACGAGGGGGTCTTCGTGCTGGCCGCGACGAACACCCCGTGGGACGTCGACCCGGCGTTGCGCCGGCCGGGGCGGCTGGACCGGGTGGTGCTGGTGCTGCCGCCGGACGCCGAGGCCCGCGCCGCGATCCTCGAGTACCACCTGCGCGAGCGGCCGATCGCCAACATCGACCTGCGCCGGGTGGTCGCGGCGACCGAGGACTTCTCCGGCGCCGACCTGGCCCACCTCTGCGAGACCGCGGCCGAGTTCGCGATGGCCGACTCGGTACGCACCGGCGAGGTCCGGATGATCGAGCAGCGGGACCTGGAGCGGGCGTTGAAAGAGGTGCGCCCATCGACCCGCCCGTGGCTGTCGACGGCGCGCAACGTCGCCATGTTCGCCAACGAGGGCGGCGTCTACGACGACCTGGTGGCGTACCTGAAGCGGCGCAAGCTGCTGTGA